A genomic window from Camelina sativa cultivar DH55 chromosome 2, Cs, whole genome shotgun sequence includes:
- the LOC104721189 gene encoding light-mediated development protein DET1, whose protein sequence is MFTSGNITARVFERQIRTPPPSASVNRSRLFYENLVPNSTLYDVESPDHCFRKFTEDGLFLISFSRNHQELIVYRPSWLTYSTTQDDSTTTTAPPSLPRRVSRFDSFFTQLYSVNLASANELICKDFFLYHHTRRFGLFATSTAQIHDSAPSPDAVPGVPSIDKITFILLRLDDGVVLDERAFHHDFVNLAHNMGVFLYDDLLAILSLRYQRIHLLQIRDSGHLVDARAIGYFCREDDELFLNSSSQAMMMGQDKSKQQSLVGNKEDDSAENGLQHHSSQPSGSNSFLSGIKQRLLSFIFREIWNEESDNVLRVQSLKKKFYFHYQDYVDLIIWKVQFLDRQHLLIKFGSVDGGVTRSADHHPAFFAVYNMETTDIVAFYQNSAEDLYQLFEQFSDHFTVSSSTPFMSFVTSHSNSVHALEQLKYMKNKANSFSQFVKKMLLSLPFSCQSQSPSPYFDQSLFRFDEKLISAADRHRQSSDNPIKFISRRQPQTLKFKIKPGPECGSADGRSKKICSFLFHPHLPLAISIQQTLFMPPSVVNIHFRR, encoded by the exons ATGTTCACAAGCGGTAACATCACCGCTAGGGTATTCGAACGTCAGATTCGAACTCCACCTCCAAGCGCTTCCGTGAATCGGTCAAGACTCTTCTACGAAAACCTAGTCCCAAACTCAACACTCTACGATGTCGAATCACCCGATCACTGTTTCCGCAAATTCACCGAAGACGGTCTCTTCCTCATTAGCTTCTCTCGTAACCACCAAGAACTCATCGTCTATCGTCCTTCTTGGCTCACTTACTCCACAACACAAGACgattccaccaccaccaccgcacCTCCTTCTCTACCTCGCCGTGTTTCGAGATTCGATAGCTTCTTCACTCAACTCTACTCAGTCAATCTCGCTTCAGCTAACGAACTCATCTGTAAAGACTTCTTCCTCTACCACCACACTCGTCGTTTCGGTCTTTTCGCTACTTCCACAGCTCAGATCCATGACTCTGCTCCTTCCCCTGACGCTGTCCCTGGTGTTCCTTCGATTGATAAGATCACTTTCATACTTCTTAGATTAGATGATGGTGTGGTTCTTGATGAGAGAGCGTTTCATCACGATTTCGTCAATTTGGCTCATAACATGGGTGTGTTTCTATATGATGATCTTTTAGCGATTCTTTCGTTGCGTTATCAGaggattcatcttcttcagattAGGGATTCTGGTCATCTTGTTGATGCTCGTGCTATTGGTTACTTTTGTCGTGAAGATGATGAGCTTTTTCTTAATTCTAGCTCTCAG GCAATGATGATGGGTCAAGATAAGAGCAAACAACAGAGTTTAGTTGGGAATAAGGAAGATGATTCTGCGGAGAATGGGTTGCAGCATCATAGTAGTCAACCTAGTGGTTCGAATTCGTTTCTTAGTGGTATCAAGCAACGGTTGCTTTCTTTCATCTTCAGAGAGATTTGGAATGAAGAATCTGATAACGTTCTg agGGTTCAAAGTCTTAAGAAGAAGTTCTATTTCCATTACCAGGACTATGTCGACTTGATTATTTGGAAG GTTCAGTTTTTGGATCGACAACACTTGCTAATTAAATTTGGCAGTGTAGATGGTGGG GTAACAAGAAGTGCTGATCATCATCCAGCTTTCTTCGCGGTTTATAATATGGAGACAACTGACATTGTAGCATTTTATCAG AACTCAGCAGAAGATCTTTACCAGTTATTTGAACAATTCAGTGATCACTTTACAGTATCAAGTAGTACACCATTCATGAGCTTTGTAACATCGCATTCTAACAGCGTCCATGCTCTTGAACAACTAAAGTACATGAAGAACAAAGCAAACAGTTTTTCTCAG TTTGTGAAGAAGATGTTACTCTCTTTGCCTTTCAGTTGTCAGTCACAGAGTCCCTCCCCATATTTCGACCAATCTCTCTTCCGGTTCGATGAAAAG TTAATTTCCGCAGCAGATAGGCATAGGCAATCCTCAGACAATCCAATTAAGTTTATATCTCGAAGGCAACCGCAAACGCTGAAATTCAAGATAAAACCAG GACCAGAGTGTGGAAGTGCAGATGGTAGAAGCAAGAAGATATGTTCATTTCTCTTCCATCCTCATTTACCACTTGCCATCTCCATCCAACAAACACTTTTCATGCCGCCTTCTGTCGTCAATATCCATTTTCGGCGATGA
- the LOC104721200 gene encoding phytolongin Phyl1.1-like, translating into MGLIKNTVHYCCVSRDNQILYSYNGGDHSNEGLAALCLEKSPPFHNWYFETIGKRRFGFLIGGDGFVYFAIVDEVLRRSSVLKFLEHLRDEFKKAARKNRRGSSFTAMIGSIDDVEHQLVPVVTRLIASLERVAESANNDLKTQNSNLGEQSEGSSNSTKAPLLGKFGKQEKKKGKDHLISVRSIELEEHRKSNDRPNRSDASTVAGTECVSSSRERSVSQSFEWKWRRLVQVVLAIDAAICLTLFGIWLAICRGIECTRS; encoded by the coding sequence ATGGGTTTAATCAAGAACACAGTTCATTACTGTTGTGTCTCAAGAGACAATCAGATTCTTTACTCTTACAACGGTGGTGACCATAGTAACGAAGGTCTCGCTGCTTTGTGCTTAGAAAAGTCTCCGCCTTTTCACAATTGGTACTTCGAAACCATCGGGAAGAGGAGGTTTGGTTTCTTAATAGGAGGAGATGGGTTTGTGTATTTCGCTATTGTTGATGAGGTTTTAAGGAGATCTAGTGTTCTTAAGTTTCTTGAACATTTGAGAGATGAGTTCAAGAAAGCTGCGAGGAAGAATCGTAGAGGAAGCAGCTTTACTGCTATGATTGGTTCTATTGATGATGTTGAACATCAGCTTGTTCCTGTCGTTACTAGACTCATAGCTTCACTTGAACGTGTTGCTGAGAGTGCTAACAATGATTTGAAGACTCAAAATAGTAATCTTGGTGAACAGAGCGAAGGTTCGTCGAATTCGACTAAAGCTCCGCTTTTGGGGAAGTTTGGcaagcaagagaagaagaaagggaaagatCATTTGATTTCAGTTAGAAGCATTGAGCTTGAAGAGCATAGGAAGTCTAATGATAGACCGAACAGAAGCGATGCTTCGACGGTAGCAGGAACGGAGTGTGTATCGTCGAGTAGGGAACGTTCTGTTTCTCAAAGCTTTGAATGGAAATGGCGGCGTTTAGTTCAAGTTGTTCTTGCTATTGATGCAGCGATTTGCTTGACACTGTTTGGTATTTGGTTGGCTATATGTCGAGGCATTGAGTGTACTCGTTCATGA